The following are from one region of the Rhizobacter sp. AJA081-3 genome:
- a CDS encoding ATP-binding protein: MLEALRGLGYSAGAAVADIVDNSIAAGATTVDIQFIWDETSSRIAILDNGRGMDDAALERAMTLGDRSPLEARDAGDLGRFGMGLKTASFSQCRRLTVASTKGDSIACLRWDLDELARDPDGGWAMLEGPAPESVSFIAPLSNQPSGTLVLWETLDRIVTRAFTSDHFLDLVDEVESHLAMVFHRFINEPRPRLRLVINGRQVQAWDPFMMGHTSKPWESPVERRSTDSGPVAVQCHVLPHKDRLSQQEFDRNAGPSGWSAQQGFYVYRNDRLLLAGGWLGLGQGRAWNREEAYRLARIRLDIPNTADAAWKIDIRKSTARPPVSLRPWLTKLAEDTRERARRVFAFRASPQPRSGAAPLELAWRTEATQAGTRYRIDESHPAVAAVLEVSGGNTALVRAMLRVIEETVPVQRIWLDTAEAKDTPRVGFSGEPAAAVQGVLSVLFRDMVVRRGMSEELARKALASTEPFQDYPAAVAALRLDQ; encoded by the coding sequence ATGCTCGAGGCCCTGCGGGGCCTGGGCTACTCCGCAGGAGCCGCCGTTGCCGACATCGTCGACAACAGCATCGCGGCCGGAGCGACGACGGTCGACATTCAGTTCATCTGGGATGAGACTTCCAGCAGGATCGCGATCCTCGACAACGGTCGTGGAATGGACGATGCCGCGCTGGAGCGAGCGATGACGCTTGGGGACAGGAGCCCGCTGGAGGCGCGCGACGCGGGCGATCTGGGGCGGTTCGGCATGGGCCTCAAGACGGCGTCGTTCTCGCAGTGCCGGCGCCTCACCGTCGCAAGCACGAAGGGCGACTCGATTGCGTGTCTGCGCTGGGATCTCGACGAACTCGCCCGCGATCCCGATGGCGGATGGGCAATGCTGGAAGGCCCTGCGCCCGAATCGGTCAGCTTCATCGCGCCCCTTTCTAACCAGCCGTCCGGGACACTTGTGCTGTGGGAGACACTGGACCGCATCGTAACCAGGGCCTTCACATCCGATCACTTTCTGGACTTGGTGGATGAAGTCGAAAGCCATCTCGCCATGGTGTTCCATCGCTTCATCAACGAACCGCGGCCGAGGCTGCGGCTCGTGATCAACGGGCGACAGGTGCAGGCGTGGGATCCGTTCATGATGGGCCATACGTCGAAGCCCTGGGAGTCTCCTGTCGAACGCAGGAGCACCGATTCCGGTCCGGTGGCGGTTCAGTGCCACGTCCTTCCCCACAAGGACCGATTGAGCCAGCAGGAGTTCGACCGCAATGCCGGCCCTTCCGGCTGGAGTGCGCAGCAGGGCTTCTACGTCTACCGCAACGACCGGCTGTTGTTGGCCGGCGGGTGGCTTGGTCTCGGTCAAGGGCGTGCCTGGAATCGCGAGGAGGCCTACCGTCTGGCGCGCATCCGGCTCGACATCCCCAACACCGCGGATGCCGCCTGGAAGATCGACATCCGCAAGTCGACCGCACGGCCTCCGGTCTCGCTCCGACCTTGGTTGACCAAGCTCGCCGAGGACACGCGCGAGCGGGCGCGCCGTGTCTTCGCCTTCCGGGCCAGCCCGCAGCCCCGCTCCGGGGCGGCCCCGCTCGAACTGGCCTGGCGCACGGAGGCGACCCAGGCCGGAACCAGGTACAGGATCGACGAAAGTCATCCAGCTGTGGCAGCCGTCCTGGAGGTCAGCGGCGGGAACACTGCCCTCGTGCGTGCCATGCTGCGCGTGATCGAGGAAACGGTGCCTGTGCAGCGCATCTGGCTCGATACCGCGGAGGCCAAGGACACGCCACGCGTCGGGTTCTCCGGCGAGCCTGCCGCAGCGGTACAGGGAGTGCTCTCGGTCCTGTTCAGGGACATGGTTGTACGCCGGGGCATGAGCGAGGAACTCGCCCGAAAGGCGCTGGCTTCGACCGAACCCTTTCAGGACTATCCGGCAGCGGTGGCGGCACTGCGCCTCGATCAATGA